From a region of the Paralichthys olivaceus isolate ysfri-2021 chromosome 4, ASM2471397v2, whole genome shotgun sequence genome:
- the LOC109637154 gene encoding chondroitin sulfate N-acetylgalactosaminyltransferase 1-like: MFKRWLLALTARIGLIVAGLCCCLSLFYLLACKPASRRSQQSLLWSGGATSKEGYMALLQEREDSHRHYINSLTKQIAQLKEALQERTQQLQESLDKAKTKGILPQGLESLHKTPTQSDLKEFFRSQLNQAEVNSGTKLSSEYAVIPFDTLTLHRVYQLETGLTRHPEERPVRRDRRDELIGTVETALHVLNGPQQHTDNTRRKRTYSPSDFIEGLTRTERDRGTVYELMFKGDGPQEFTQLVLFRPFGPVMKVKSESVDTRSIIINIIVPLSKRPDAFRQFINNFREVCIKQDGRVHLTVVYFGRDQIDQVKAVLDQTTRETRFRSFTLIQLNEEFSRGRGLDVGARAWRRSQNVLLFFCDVDIHFTADFLTSCRLKAEPGKKVYYPVLFSQYNPSIIYSNHTLLPSIQQQLVIRKETGFWRDFGFGMTCQYRSDFINIGGFDRNIKGWGLEDVHLYRKYLHSKLMVIRSPSRGLFHLWHEKNCADELPPDKYKMCMQTKAMSEASHSQLGELFFKSEIDAHLNSKKQQK; the protein is encoded by the exons ATGTTTAAACGGTGGCTGCTGGCCCTGACGGCCCGCATTGGCCTCATCGTGGCAGGTCTATGCTGCTGTCTGTCGCTGTTCTACCTCCTGGCCTGTAAACCTGCGTCTCGCCGCAgccagcagtctttgctgtggTCTGGAGGGGCGACCAGCAAGGAGGGATACATGGCCTTgttgcaggagagagaggactCTCACAGACACTACATCAACAGCCTGACAAAGCAGATAGCCCAGCTGAAGGAGGCTCTGCAGGAGAGgacgcagcagctgcaggagtcCCTGGATAAAGCCAAAACCAAAGGGATTCTGCCCCAGGGTCTGGAGAGTCTGCACAAAACCCCGACACAGTCTGACCTGAAG GAGTTCTTCCGCTCCCAGCTGAACCAGGCGGAGGTCAACTCCGGTACGAAGCTGTCCAGCGAATACGCAGTGATTCCGTTTGACACTTTAACTCTGCACAG GGTGTACCAGCTGGAGACGGGGCTGACCAGGCACCCTGAGGAGAGGCCTGTGAGGAGAGACCGCAGGGACGAGCTGATAGGCACCGTGGAGACGGCTCTGCACGTCCTGAACGGACCTCAGCAGCACACGGACAACACCAGGCGCAAACGCACGTACTCCCCCTCAGACTTCATAGAGG GGCTGACTCGTACAGAGCGGGACAGAGGAACCGTCTATGAGCTGATGTTTAAAGGCGACGGGCCGCAGGAGTTCACGCAGCTCGTGCTCTTCAGACCATTCGGCCCCGTGATGAAGGTGAAGAGCGAGAGTGTGGACACTCGgagcatcatcatcaacatcatcgtTCCTCTGTCCAAGAGGCCGGACGCATTCAGGCAGTTCATCAACAACTTCAG AGAAGTTTGCATCAAGCAGGACGGACGGGTCCATCTCACTGTCGTCTACTTTGGTCGGGATCAGATAGACCAAGTGAAAGCTGTGCTGGACCAGACCACCAG AGAGACTCGGTTCAGGAGCTTCACTCTCATCCAGCTGAACGAGGAGTTTTCTCGTGGTCGAGGCTTGGACGTGGGCGCCAGGGCCTGGAGGCGGAGTCAGAATGTCTTGCTCTTCTTCTGTGATGTTGACATCCACTTCACAGCTGACTTCTTAACGTCCTGTCGTCTCAAGGCAGAGCCTG gTAAGAAAGTGTATTACCCAGTTCTCTTCAGTCAGTACAACCCATCTATCATCTACAGCAATCACACACTTCTCCCCTCTATTCAACAGCAGCTG gTGATAAGGAAGGAAACAGGATTCTGGAGAGACTTTGGGTTTGGCATGACATGTCAGTACAGGTCTGATTTCATCAACATAG GCGGCTTTGACCGTAACATTAAAGGTTGGGGGTTGGAGGACGTGCACCTGTACAGGAAGTACCTCCACAGTAAGCTGATGGTGATTCGCTCTCCGTCTCGAGGCCTTTTCCATCTGTGGCATGAGAAGAACTGTGCGGACGAGCTTCCTCCTGACAAGTACAAGATGTGCATGCAGACCAAAGCCATGAGCGAAGCCTCGCACAGCCAGCTGGGGGAGCTCTTCTTCAAATCAGAGATAGATGCTCATCTGAACTCCaagaagcagcagaagtga